The DNA window AAGGCTGGGCAGCGACTTCTGCACCATGATCATATCGAAATAGCGATTGAACAGATCGCCGCGCCGCGAATCGTAGAAATGCGGATCGCGGGCGTGGACGGTGCGCAGCGTAATCTCGGCAACGATCCGTGTGTAGATGCGTCGCTCCAACAGGGCGATCACATACAGCCGGAAGGCACTGAGAAGCGCCAGCACCGTCAGCATCAGGAGGAGCATCAGCGACAGGGTGATCAGCGGCGTCGCGACATCGATGGCGGCGACGGAATTGATCAGCAGCTGCACCGAGATCGGCGTTGCCAGCCACAGCAGGGAAATGCCCACACCGTAGATCACGGCCATCCAGACATAGCGGGAATCGGGTCCGATAATCGTACCGAACCATTGCAGAAACTGAGTAACGCCCGCTTCCGACCGCTTCATCAAGGATTTCCCGTGAATCTGACTTGAGATGGGCGTGGCCTACCAACAAGCCTTTTCACGATCTACCCCAATCGTCGTGAAAGGCGCGCAAAAGCGGGGTTCTCAGAAGTTAGAGCAGCTCCGAAATAACATGCAATTGGTCTGATCGCTCACGGACCGAGGCGGCGGCTCTGGCGGAAGTGAGCGTAGCGATTGAGCAGATCGTTGATCAACTGATCGCTGCTGAACCCGGTTACGTCATGCGGTTGATCGCCTTCGGAAGAATGCGCCATCGCACGATAATGCGTGCGCTCGCCATCCTTGGTTTTGCGCGTTTCGGCCCAGGCGAAGCTTGGCGCACGAAAACCGCGGGCACGAATGGCGTAGCGGAAAGTGCCGCGTTCGCCATGTTCGATCTTCAGATCGATCACATCCTCATCTTCGCTGATTTCCGGCGAAAGTCCGCTGCCGTCGAATTGGCCCGCAATGGCTTGCAATGCCGGCTTGGCCGTCTCGCGCAGGAAGGCGGACACTTCCGGCTTGTCATGATGGCGGGTAATTGCGGACAAACGCGACTGCCAGCTGACCGGGCTGCGCGCGCCGGCTGGCACCCCGGTAATGGCAAGGTCCATGGCCGAGCCGCGTGTCTCCGTCTGCAACGCACGCAGCAGGCCGTAGCAGATGAACACCATCACCACGGAGAAGGGCAGCGCGCTCGTGATCGCGGCGGTTTGCAGCGCCTGCAGTCCGCCTGCCACCAGCAGCACCGCAGCGACCGCCCCGGCGCAGCATGCCCAGAAGACGCGCTGCCAGACCGGCGGGTTCTCGGCAGCGCCGGAGGTGATCATGTCGATTACCAGCGCGCCCGAATCCGCAGACGTCACGAAGAAAGTGATCACGAGCAGCGTGGCGAGGCCCGAAGCCAGGCTGGCGAGCGGCAATTGCCCCAGCACCTCGAACAGCGCGACCGGCAGATTGTTCTTCACCGTGGCCGCGATCGGCGCGATGCCGGAAAGGTCCATCGCGATGGCGCTGTTGCCGAATACCGTCATCCACAAGAACGTGAACAATGCGGGCACCAGCAGCACCCCAGCGATGAACTGGCGGATCGTGCGGCCGCGCGAGATACGCGCGATGAACATGCCGACAAAAGGCGACCAGGCGATCCACCAACCCCAGTAGAACAGCGTCCAGTTGGCGAGCCAGGGGTTCGGTTCATAGGCGTACATACGGAAGGTGCGCGGGACCACCTGGCCCAGATAGGCGCCCACATTCTGAACGAAGGCTTGGAACAGGAAGATCGTCGGCCCGGTGATCAGCACGAAGGCCAACAATAGGCCGGCAAGGATGATGTTGAGTTCGGACAGGCGCTTCACGCCCTTGTCCAATCCCATCACGACCGAAAGCGTCGCCATACCGGCGATCGCCGCAATCAGACCGATCTGAACCGGCACGGATACCGGCAGGCCGATGAGATAGTTGAAGCCTGCGTTCACCTGCAGCACGCCGAGGCCAAGCGAGGTGGCGACGCCGAACATGGTGCCCAGCACCGCAAAGATATCGATCGCATGGCCGATCGGCCCGTTGATGCGATCCCCGATCAGCGGATAGAGCGCGCTGCGGATCGTGAGCGGCAGACCCCGCCGGAAGGCGAAATAAGCGAGTGCCAGGCCGACGACGATGTAGATCGCCCAGGCATGCAGCCCCCAATGAAAGAATGTCAGCACCATCGCATCGCGCGCGGCCTGGATCGTGCCGCCCTCACCCACCGGCGGATTGGCATAATGCTGGATCGGCTCGGCCACCCCGAAGAAGATGAGGCCGATGCCCATCCCTGCGCTGAACAGCATCGCGAACCAGGACAGATAGCTATATTCCGGCTCGCTATCGTCCGGCCCCAGCTTCACATCGCCATAACGGCTGAGCATCAGGAACAGCACGAACACCAGGAAACCGGCCACGGTGAGGATGTAGAACCAGCCGAAATCGGCCACGATGCCAGCCTGCAGCGCGTCGAATATCTGTTTCGAACGCTCCGGAAAGAGCGCACCGAACAGCGCGAAGGCGAGGATCAACACGGCCGAGGTGAGGAACACCGGCGCATTGATCTTGATCCGGAAATTCTCCCCGGATTCGGCCGGTTCTTTCAAAACAGGATCGTTCATCGATGTTCTTCCGGCTGTTTCGTAGCGTCATGAACCGGCGAAAATCACCGGACGGGGCTGGGGGCGGGCTTCTAAGAGCATTCCGCGCGCGCCGATGCAACCGCAGCGCCCACTTCACCGCCATTTTCGCTCCGCTCATCGTTCCCGCAGCGCTAACTCGCCGTAGCGAGCTGTCCACCATGCTGCCAGGTGCCCCTTCACCTTTTTGCCTTCCCCATCCGCATTGCTGCCGCTAGGGCTCGGCAGCGATGCAGGCCTCTTTCCATCTGCTGAACAAGCGACGTTTTCTGCCATTGTTCGCAACGCAGAGCCTCGGCGCATTCAACGACAATCTGTACAAGACCGCGATGGTGCTGTTCGTCGTCTATGGCGTGTTCAGCGATCCGGAGAGCGAAACGCTGTTCAGCGCGGTGGCGACGGGCGTGTTCGTGCTGCCTTTCTTTCTGTTTTCGGCCATTTCCGGCCAGTTTGCCGATACGCGTGACAAGGCGCGGCTGATCCGCATCATCAAGGCTTGCGAGATCGCGATCATGGTGGTGGGCGGCACCGGACTGCTGCTCGCCTGGGCCGACATAGCGGTGCATCTGCTGGCGATCCCGCTGCTGCTGATCGCGCTGTTCGCCATGGGCGTCCATTCCACCTTTTTCGGCCCGATCAAATACGCCATCCTGCCGCAGCATCTGCAGCATGAGGAGGTGCTGGGCGGAACCGGCCTTGTGGAGGCGGGCACCTATATCGCGATCCTGATCGGCACCATTGTCGCAGGCATCATTCCGGTGGAGGTCGCCGCCGCGGCGGTAATCGGTATTGCGGTGATCGGCTATCTTACCGGTCGGCAGGTCCCGTCCGCCCCGCCCGAAGCGGGCGACATCCAGCAGATCGATTTCAACATATGGACGGCCTCGCGCGACCTTGTCTTGCTGGTGCGCGAGACGCCAGCCGTGTGGCTTGCCGTAGTGGCGATCAGCTTCTTCTGGACGATCGGCACCGTGCTGTTCATTCAGTTCCCGCCTTTGGTGAAGAACGTGCTGACCGGCGACAAGACGGTGGCGAGCCTGTTCCTGGCGGTCTTTTCGGTCGGCATTGCAATCGGTTCGGTGGCGATCAACCGGCTCCTAAAAGGCCAGGTGTCGGCGCGCTGGGCGCCGATCTGTGTCCTGGTGATGGGCGGCTTCGTCGCGCTGTTCTATTTCATCTGCCACGGCTGGCAGGTCAGCCGGTCCGGCACGCTGTACGATATCCCCGCCTTCCTGGCGCACCCGGACAGCTGGGGCGTGGTGGTGGCGCTGCTGGGCGTTGCGATCGCGGGCGGCATGTTCGTGGTGCCGCTCTATGCGTTTCTCACCACCACCGTGCCGAAGAGCCAGACGGCACGGGCGGTCGCTGCCAACAATCTGGTGAATTCGGGCGCGATGGTGGGGGGATCGGTGATCACGCTGGGCATGAGCGCGGCCGGCATTCCGATCACCGAACAGCTGCTTTTCAGCGCCGCGATGTGCCTGGTTTCTGCTTGGCTCGCGCACCGGCTGCACATGGCCAGCCGCGATATCATTTTGCGAGAGGCCGATGGGCCGATGCTTTAGGCAGGCCCGCCTTTAAGCGATAAACCCGTAAATCGCGGTAAAGAACGCCGCGAAACTGATCGCGAACAGATGCGTGTCTTCCTGTCGCCACCACCCTTTGTCCGGATTGCGCGGATCGGATGCCCGCGCGTCCGGCAACTGATCGGGTTGCGGCACCCGCAGGATATGCGGTTTCAAGGTGCGCCGGAATGGGTGGCCGGCAGCTTCGGATGTCAGAACGAGGGCGCGTTTCATGGTCCCACGTTAACGGTTTGTTAGGATTTTGATCCACCATCAATCGTCGTTAACGCCGCGCTGTCCAATCCGGGGACAGAAAAGGCCGTTAACCTTGGCGGCTCGCGGCGCGCCGGCGAAGGCAGACTGCTTCAGGCGATCCAGGCGCGGATCAGGAATGCCACGACGCCAAGCGTTGCTACGCTGATCCCCCAGATCGCCGCCATCCAGCCGACCCGCCGCCACAAGGGCAGCGCCTCCGCCTCATCCGCGCCGTCCAGCGGATCCAGCTTCATGAGTGATAGCCTTCCTCACCGGTCTTGCCGCGAAACACCCAATAGGCAAAACCGGTGTAGATCAGGATGACCGGCATAATGATCGCGGTGCCGACCAGCATGAAGATCTGGCTGCTTTCGGGTGCGGCGGCATCCCAGATTGTGATCGCGGGCGGAACGATATGCGGCCACATGCTCACCCCCAGCCCGGCCATGCCGAGCAGGAACAGCGCCAGCGAAAGCAGGAACGGCTGATGGGTCCGCCGCTTCACCAAGGCGCGCAGCAGCGCAAAGACGATGATTCCCGTCAGCAGCGGCACCTGCGCTGCGAAGAGAACATTCGGATAAGTGAACCAGCGCGAATAATAGTTGGCCTCGAGAAAGGGCGTATAAAGGCTGACCGCCACCATAAGGCCCAACGTGACGAAGAAGGCAGGCTTTGCCATCCTGTAGGCATGGTCGAGCGCGCGCCCTTGCGCCTTGATGATTAGCCATGTGCTGCCGAGCAGCGCATAACCCGCCACCGTGCCGAGGCCGGTGAGCAGTGTGTAGGGCGTCAGCCAGTCGAACCAGCTGCCTGCATAGGCACGCCCATCAACCTCCACGCCCTGCAACAGCGCGCCGAGGATCATGCCCTGCGCCATCGCGGCGGCCAGCGATCCACCGAAAAAGGCGAAATCCCAAAAGGTCTGGTGCCGTTCGTCACGCCAGCGAAATTCAAAGGCAACGCCGCGAAACACCAGGCCGAGCAGCATGATGATGATCAGCGGATAGGTGGCCGGCAGCACCACGGCATAAGCCAGCGGAAAGGCCGCGAAGAGGCCGCCGCCGCCCAGCACCAGCCAGGTCTCGTTCCCGTCCCAGACCGGCGCGATGCTGTTCATCGCCGCGTCCCGTTCCTTGCCCACGGTGATAGTGGGAAACAGAATGCCGATGCCCAGATCAAACCCGTCCATCACGACATACATGAATACGGCAAAGGCGATGATGAACGCCCAGGCGGTGGCCAGATCGAAATTGTAGAGCGCGCTCATTCCGCCATCTCCCGGTCCGCCATGCCGCGTCCTTTTGGTCCGCCGGGCTGCACATTTTCTCCCTGCACCGGTCCGGGCGTGATGCCTGCCGTCCTCACCGGCCCCTTCTCGCCATGCTTGACGCCACGCTCACCGGGCTGCGGCGGGCTCTTCATCAAGCGCAGGATGTACCAGGTGCCCACCCCGAAAACCGCCAGATAGACGGCGGCGAATGCGGCCAGCGATATTGCGACCGCCGGCGCATCGAGCGGACTGGCGCTATTCGCGGTGCGCAGCAGCCCATAAACCGTGAAGGGTTGCCGCCCGACTTCGGTCGTCACCCAGCCTGCAATCACCGCGACGAAGCCCGCTGGCCCCATCACCAACGCCGCCCGGTGCAGCCAGGGCCAGTCGTAAAGCTTTTTGCGCACGCGCGCGACAAGGCTCCAAAGGCCTAGGCCCAGGATCGCAAAGCCGATGGCGACCATGATGCGGAAGCTCCAGAAGACGACGCCAACCGGCGGCTGATCCTGATCTGGAATGGTGTCGAGGCCTGGTAAAGGCGCGTCGAGATCGTGCTTCAGGATCAGCGAACTCAGCTTGGGAATGCCGACTGCATAGTCGAGCCGCTGTTCCTTCTCATTGGGAATGCCGAACAGATAAAGCGGAGCGCCATCGGGATGGCTTTCATAATGGCCCTCCATCGCCATCACCTTTTGTGGCTGATGCTCCAGCGTATTGATTCCGTGCGCGTCCCCTGCGAAAATCTGAACGGGTGCCACCAACGCGGCCATCCACATCGCCATCGAGAACATTTTGCGTGCGTGGGCGTCCGTCTTGTCCTTCAGAAGGTGCCAGGCGCCGACACCGCCCACCACCAGCGCCGTCGTCAGATAAGCCGCGATCACGGTGTGAACCAAGCGATAGGGAAAGCTGGGATTGAAAATGATCGGCCACCAGCTGTCGCCCGGCAGAAACTGGCCGTTTCCGCTCAGTTCATAGCCCACCGGCGTCTGCATCCAGCTGTTGACGCTGAGAATCCAGAAGGCGGAGACGGCCGTGCCGGCGGCGACCATCAAGGTGGCGGTAAAGTGCAGCGTCTTGCCCACACGGTTCATACCGAAGAGCATGACGCCAAGGAAACCGGCCTCCAGAAAGAAAGCCGTAAGCACTTCATAGGCCATCAGAGGCCCCAGGATCGGCCCCGTCCTGTCCGAGAACACCGACCAGTTGGTGCCGAACTGATAACTCATGACGATGCCGGAGACGACGCCCATGGCAAAGGCCACCGCGAAGATTTTCAGCCAATATTTGAACAGGTCTTTATAGAGACTTTTGCCCGTCTTCAGCCACAGGCCTTCCAGCACCGCCAAATAGCTGGCGAGTCCAATGGAAAAGGCCGGGAAGATGAAGTGAAAGCTCACCGTGAAGGCGAACTGGATGCGCGCCAATATCAGCGCGTCGGCATTGTCGAACATCTCGGTTCGTCCCCGTTGGCGACCGGTATTGGGTCCGGCCCTCCCGACCCAGCCCGTCTAAAGGGGAACGGTTCGATCATCTACCCCCCCGAGGGTGGAAAAGCTCCCTCTTCCACTTGCACCGCGCGCAACTGGTATGGGCGCAGTGTTTCTTAGGCAGCTACAGCGGCCGCGCGGTCCTTGCGCCGGTCCGCAAGCCAGGTCACCACCGCGGCGACGGTCAGGAGGGCGACCAACAAGGGCGAATGGTTCAAGAGCGCATCGATAAAGGCGGCCAGCGGATTTTCCGTCGCAAAAATACGCTCGATCATCCAGCAGATCGCGGCAAAGCCGGCGAAGGCCGCGCCGCCGAGCC is part of the Novosphingopyxis iocasae genome and encodes:
- a CDS encoding BCCT family transporter, which produces MNDPVLKEPAESGENFRIKINAPVFLTSAVLILAFALFGALFPERSKQIFDALQAGIVADFGWFYILTVAGFLVFVLFLMLSRYGDVKLGPDDSEPEYSYLSWFAMLFSAGMGIGLIFFGVAEPIQHYANPPVGEGGTIQAARDAMVLTFFHWGLHAWAIYIVVGLALAYFAFRRGLPLTIRSALYPLIGDRINGPIGHAIDIFAVLGTMFGVATSLGLGVLQVNAGFNYLIGLPVSVPVQIGLIAAIAGMATLSVVMGLDKGVKRLSELNIILAGLLLAFVLITGPTIFLFQAFVQNVGAYLGQVVPRTFRMYAYEPNPWLANWTLFYWGWWIAWSPFVGMFIARISRGRTIRQFIAGVLLVPALFTFLWMTVFGNSAIAMDLSGIAPIAATVKNNLPVALFEVLGQLPLASLASGLATLLVITFFVTSADSGALVIDMITSGAAENPPVWQRVFWACCAGAVAAVLLVAGGLQALQTAAITSALPFSVVMVFICYGLLRALQTETRGSAMDLAITGVPAGARSPVSWQSRLSAITRHHDKPEVSAFLRETAKPALQAIAGQFDGSGLSPEISEDEDVIDLKIEHGERGTFRYAIRARGFRAPSFAWAETRKTKDGERTHYRAMAHSSEGDQPHDVTGFSSDQLINDLLNRYAHFRQSRRLGP
- a CDS encoding MFS transporter — encoded protein: MQASFHLLNKRRFLPLFATQSLGAFNDNLYKTAMVLFVVYGVFSDPESETLFSAVATGVFVLPFFLFSAISGQFADTRDKARLIRIIKACEIAIMVVGGTGLLLAWADIAVHLLAIPLLLIALFAMGVHSTFFGPIKYAILPQHLQHEEVLGGTGLVEAGTYIAILIGTIVAGIIPVEVAAAAVIGIAVIGYLTGRQVPSAPPEAGDIQQIDFNIWTASRDLVLLVRETPAVWLAVVAISFFWTIGTVLFIQFPPLVKNVLTGDKTVASLFLAVFSVGIAIGSVAINRLLKGQVSARWAPICVLVMGGFVALFYFICHGWQVSRSGTLYDIPAFLAHPDSWGVVVALLGVAIAGGMFVVPLYAFLTTTVPKSQTARAVAANNLVNSGAMVGGSVITLGMSAAGIPITEQLLFSAAMCLVSAWLAHRLHMASRDIILREADGPML
- a CDS encoding DUF2474 domain-containing protein; this encodes MKLDPLDGADEAEALPLWRRVGWMAAIWGISVATLGVVAFLIRAWIA
- the cydB gene encoding cytochrome d ubiquinol oxidase subunit II, which gives rise to MSALYNFDLATAWAFIIAFAVFMYVVMDGFDLGIGILFPTITVGKERDAAMNSIAPVWDGNETWLVLGGGGLFAAFPLAYAVVLPATYPLIIIMLLGLVFRGVAFEFRWRDERHQTFWDFAFFGGSLAAAMAQGMILGALLQGVEVDGRAYAGSWFDWLTPYTLLTGLGTVAGYALLGSTWLIIKAQGRALDHAYRMAKPAFFVTLGLMVAVSLYTPFLEANYYSRWFTYPNVLFAAQVPLLTGIIVFALLRALVKRRTHQPFLLSLALFLLGMAGLGVSMWPHIVPPAITIWDAAAPESSQIFMLVGTAIIMPVILIYTGFAYWVFRGKTGEEGYHS
- a CDS encoding cytochrome ubiquinol oxidase subunit I, with protein sequence MFDNADALILARIQFAFTVSFHFIFPAFSIGLASYLAVLEGLWLKTGKSLYKDLFKYWLKIFAVAFAMGVVSGIVMSYQFGTNWSVFSDRTGPILGPLMAYEVLTAFFLEAGFLGVMLFGMNRVGKTLHFTATLMVAAGTAVSAFWILSVNSWMQTPVGYELSGNGQFLPGDSWWPIIFNPSFPYRLVHTVIAAYLTTALVVGGVGAWHLLKDKTDAHARKMFSMAMWMAALVAPVQIFAGDAHGINTLEHQPQKVMAMEGHYESHPDGAPLYLFGIPNEKEQRLDYAVGIPKLSSLILKHDLDAPLPGLDTIPDQDQPPVGVVFWSFRIMVAIGFAILGLGLWSLVARVRKKLYDWPWLHRAALVMGPAGFVAVIAGWVTTEVGRQPFTVYGLLRTANSASPLDAPAVAISLAAFAAVYLAVFGVGTWYILRLMKSPPQPGERGVKHGEKGPVRTAGITPGPVQGENVQPGGPKGRGMADREMAE